The sequence below is a genomic window from Ensifer adhaerens.
CCGGGAGCGGCGCGTTGCGGTCCCAGAAGTTCATCTTTTCCATGCCGAGCCATCTCGCCTTCATCGCGTAATAGCGATGCGAGAGGCGGGGATAGGCGTCCTTCACGGCGGCGGCGAGCGCATCGACCACCTCGCGCTCCACACGGTTGGCCAGATGCCGGCTGTCGGCAATGTCGTCGAACTTGTGCCAGCGGTCGGAGATTTCCTTGTCCTTGGCGAGCGTATTGGTGATCAGGGTGAAGGTGCGGATATTGGCGGCGAAGGTGGCGGCAAGCGCCTTGGCGGCGCTTTCGCGCTTCTTCGGGTCGGCGCTCTGCAGAAGGCTGAGTGTGGCTTCCAGTCCTAGCGTCTCGCCATCGACCTCGAAGGTGAGCGTCGCCATCGTCTCGTCAAAGAGGCGATTGAAGGCGGCGGCCCCCGTCATCGACTTTTCCATGAAGAGCTGTTCGATGCGGTCATCGAGCTGGTGCGGCTTTTCCTTGCGCAGGTCGCGGATCCACGGCGCGTAATGGGTGGCGAGCGGATCGGCCGCAATAGCCTTTTCGATGACGGCATCGTCGATGCGGTTCATCTCCAGCGTGAAGAACAGCAGGTGGCTGCCGAGATCGGTCAGCTTGGCCTGCACGTCGCCATAGAGCTTGCCGTTGGCGGGGTCCGCGGTGTTGGAGAAATAGGTGAGACCGGCAAAGGAGGCGATGCGGCCGAGGATATCGTCCAGCGCATCGTAGTCGCGGATGGCGGCGCCGAGGCCTTCATCGCCGGATTTCGTGGCGGCCTCCGCCAGCTTGTCCTTCCAGCGGGTCTCGAAGGTGACGGAGTCGGCTGTTGCCTTTTCCAGAGCGGCCTTGAATTCCGGGCTGTCCTTGGAGGGGAAGAGGTCGGCAAGGTTCCAGGAGGGCAGATCGCCCAACTCCGGCTTCACAGCGGCTCCCGTCGTTGCACTCATTGAAACGCGCTTGCCCAAGCCTTCGAAGGTCCGGTTCTGCATGTCGCCGCTCTCCCTATTCCATTTCTCGTTACGTCGATTGAATGCGTTGCGGATCGATAAAATGCAAGCATTTCCGAAAATGGGGTGTTTAGGGGTGCTGTGCCAAGGTGACGCGACGAAAAAAGCAACGTGCTGACAAACTGCACGAAGGGAGATTGTCCGTGGTAGCCCAGATTCTTGTTGTGGATGACGATCCGGTTCAGCGCCGCCTTCTCAAACACGCAATCGAGCAACATGGCCATGAGCCCCATATGGCCGAGAACGGCCGCGTGGGCCTGGAATATCTGAAAGACGTGGTCGACCGCATCGACGTTGTCGTTCTCGACCTGATGATGCCCGAGATGAACGGGCTGGAATTCATGGCGGCGCTCGCCAATCTCGGCACCGACATTCCGGTCATTGTGCAGACGGGGCAGGGCGGTATCGAGACGGTCGTCGAAGCCATGCGCGCCGGCGCGTTCGATTTCGTTGTGAAGCCGGTCTCGCCCGAGCGTCTGGGTTCCGCCATCGGCAATGCGCTCAAGCTCGACCAGAAGGAAGCCCGCGCCAAGGCCGGTCGCCGGTCACGTTCGACCCATGTTCGGTTCAGCGATATCGTATCGGCAAGCCCGGCCATGGACCGCGTTATCGATCTGGCGCGCCGCGCCGCCCATTCCGACATTCCTGTCGTGCTGGAAGGCGAATCGGGCGTCGGCAAGGAAATGATCGCCAAGGCGATCCAGGCCGCCTCCGATCGCTCCAACAAGCCGTTCATCACCGTCAATTGTGGGGCGATCCCCGCCAATCTGGTCGAAAGTATCCTCTTCGGTCATGAGAAGGGCGCGTTTACCGGTGCGACCGAGCGGCATATCGGCAAGTTCGCCGAAGCCGATGGGGGGACGCTGTTTCTTGACGAGATCGGCGACCTGCCGCTCGACACCCAGGTGAAGCTGCTGCGCGCCGTGCAGTCGGGCGAAATCGAAACGGTTGGCGCGCGCCAGACGCAGAAGGTCGATGTCCGGCTCATTTCAGCGACCAACAAGGACCTGATCGAGGAGGTGAAGGCCGGCCGCTTCCGCGAAGACCTCTATTATCGCCTCAACGTCTATCCGATCGCCATTCCGTCCCTGCGCAAGCGCAAGGAGGATATTCCGGTTCTGGTGCGGGCGCTGGCCGAACGTCTGGCCCATGAGCAGAAGCTGCCGCAGCCGCTTGGCGTTTCGCCGCGGGCGCTGGCGCTGCTGACCGCCTACGACTGGCCCGGCAATATCCGCCAGCTGGAAAATGCCATGTTCCGCGCTGTCGTTCTGGCGCAGGGGCACGAACTCGATGTCGAGGATTTCCCGCAGATCGCGGCCCAGGTTCCCGGCTATTCGATCAACGCCGACGGCGCGATCTCCTGGGGCGGGCCGGTGCGCCACCAGGGGCCGATGCTGGTCGAGAAGCCGCCGCGCGTATTCCCGGATTTTTCGGAACGATACGAGACGCAGGAGGTAGCCGTGCCGACATCCGGCGACAAGCATGCAGATATCATCCCGAGCCTAGGCGAAGATGGCGATGTGCGGACGTTGGCGGAAGTCGAGGAGCAGCTCATCCGTTTCGCGCTCAAATTCTACCATGGCCAGATGAGCCAGGTGGCGCGCAAGCTGGGAATCGGCCGCTCCACATTGTACCGGAAGCTCAAGGATTACGACATTGATCCGGATCATCCCTTCCGGGACGTTGCCTAAGATTAACGAGACCTTGAAGAATCCGGTCGATAGACCGGGTTCCTCGTTTCCATTTGACGAATTTTTCACTATATAACTATCGCCGTGTTGACTGTGGCGTTTCTGCCATCGTCTTACCGCATTTGCATCCCATGTGGGACGCGAGGGAAATTCGCTTTTTATGGGGACGTCCATTTGTCGGTCATTTCGGATGCCAAGGGGCGAATGCGTTGGGTTGCGCCTTTGCGGTCTGTGACGTCAAGACTGCGTAAGATGGCTGTTCGGGGCCTTACTGCCCTGGCGCTGGCGGCTGGCCTCAGTATGATGGTATCTGCGGCCGCCCAGGCCGAAACCCGCTCCCTGAAGCTCTATTTCGTCCACACCGGCGAGCGGGCGACAATCACTTACAAGCGCAATGGGAAATTCGATCCCGAAGGGTTGGCCAAGCTCAACCGCTTCCTGCGTGACTGGCGACGCAACGAGCCGACGAAGATGGACCCCCGGCTCTTCGATCTCATCTGGTCGGTCTACCAGAAGAGTGGATCGAGCGAATATATCAACGTGCTTTGCGGCTATCGTTCTCCCGGCACCAATGAAATGCTGCGCAATCGCTCGCGCCATACGGGTGTTGCCAAGGAGAGCCAGCATATTCTCGGCAAGGCCATGGATTTCTACATTCCGGGTGTTCCGCTTGAGCGGCTTCGCGAGATTGGCCTGAAGCTCCAGATGGGCGGCGTCGGGTATTATCCGACCTCCGGTTCGCCCTTCGTACACATGGATGTCGGCGGCGTGCGTGCCTGGCCGCGCGCATCGCGCGAAACGCTGGTGCGCCTCTTCCCCGATGGCAAGACGATCCATATTCCGCCGGATGGCAAGCCGCTGCCGGGTTACGAGGCTGCCATGGCGGACTACAAGCGCCGGATGGGCTCGGACAATATCGAGATCGCCTCTTCGGGTGGCCGCAAGAACCTTTTCCAGATGCTGTTCGGTGGCGGTGACGAGGACGAAAGTCCGGAAGCCATCACGGATAATGCTGCGCCAGCCAAGGCACAGCCTCCGAAGGCTGCGCCGCCTGCAGCGCCGCCGGTCCAGGTTGCCACAGCTGAGCCCGCGCCGCAGCCGAAGCAGACATTCATCGAGAATATTCCCGGGACAACGGTGGCCAATGCCCCTGTTCCCAGCGTCCGGCCGACAGTGGCCGGCGGTGCGGGCGCCGATCTCGAAACAGCGTTGGTGTCTCCGACGCGCAGCTCCGCCAGCGACGCGATGGCGTCCGTCCTGCAGCCGCCGGCGGAAGGCAATGGCGACTATGCCGATCTCGGCGATTACAAGATCCCGGTTCCGCAATTGCTGAGCGAGCGGAAGCTGCCGGGTGAGGCCGATGTGGCTGCGGTGCCGCTGCCTGGCTCGCGGCCGGACTATCAAATTGCCTCGGTGGCGCCTGATGCGGCAACCGTGCCCATGCCCGTAGCCCAGCCGCCGCAGACTGCGGATGCAGCGGGCAATGCGCCGAAGCCGGCGTCGGAGAGCGACGAGATTGCCACGATGATTCGGCGGATGTCGGGTGATGCGGTTGCCTCGCCGGCCTCCAAGCCGCAGCAGGTTGCCCTTGCCGAGCCGCCGGTCGCTTCCAACAAGCAGCTGACACGCTCGCTGAAGGCCGATATCCGTCCGGCGCTTGCAGAACAGGCGTATAAACCGAAGAAGGGCGCACGGCCCAGCAAGACGGATGCCATGGCAGCCTTGCGCGGATCACATTCGCAGCCTGCGCAGCTGACGGGCGAGATGATCGAGAAATGGGCGCTTGCCGCTAACAACGCGCAGATCGTTGCGCCGAAGCCAGTCGATGGCGGTAATGGCAAGGACGCGGATGTTGCCAGCAGCCAGCCGAGCGTCAGCCCAGCCAAGTTTGACCCGGCCCGGTTCTCCGGTGGCGCGCCGGCTGCCAGGCCGCAGTAATATCGGCCTTCGAACATCTGTTGGCACATACAAAAAGGCCCGTCTGAAACGGGCCTTTTGCATAAGTGAACTTGCGCCGGGAGGCTTATTCCATGCCGAGAGCGGCCATATAGGTCTGCAGGATGGTTTCTTCTTCGAGGCGTTCGTTGGCGTCTTTTTTGCGCAGACGAACGATTGTCCGCATGGCCTTAGGATCGTAGCCGCGGCCTTTGGCTTCGCCGTAGACGTCCTTGATGTCGTCGCTGATCGAGGCCTTTTCCTCTTCGAGACGTTCGATGCGTTCGATCAGCTGGCGCAGTTCTGCGGCGGCGACGTTTTCGACGGCTTTGGTTTCTTCTTCCATGTCATGCTCCTGCATTGGGCCACGGCCGCATGAGGTCGGGCTTGGGGTCGGTGCGGCTGGCGAATGCGCCCGCCGAGGGATGCGGTGACGTGCCGCGAAGCCCGTTCGAGGTCAAGGGGAATGTTGCGGTTCTCCGCGATATTCTTGAGAGCCGCGTGCGATCCGATGGCTTAAGATCGGGGCTTCTACCTTTTCTGTGGGAGGATAGTCCGAGCGATCCCGCTTCGCGCCGACCGGATCAATCCTTGGGGCGGTTCCCTTCGAAAGCCGCCTGCTGCTCGACGCTCGCCTCGCGCTGGTTCAGCTTCTTCCAGTCGTCGTAGGGCATGCCGTAGACGGCTTGGCGGGACTCATCCTTGGACAGCGGCAGACCGGCATGATTGGCCGCTTCGAGATACCAGTTGGACAGACAGTTGCGGCAGAAGCCGGCAAGGTTCATCAGGTCGATATTCTGCACGTCCGGGCGATGCTGGAGATGGGAGACGAGGCGGCGAAAGGCGGCGGCCTCGAGTTCGGTCTGCTGTTCTCTGGTCAGTTCGGCCATGGGGCGTCTCCTTCCTCTTCGGGGAATGTTATTCGTACGGGCCGGTGCGCGACGGAAAGATCCGGTACTCGTGCAACTCGGGCATGGCGTTCATCTCGGCGAAGATCGGTGCCAGCACGCCAGCCCATTCATCGACGCCGCGCCGGTCGGCGATCAGGTCCTGCCGGACTTCCAGCAGCACATGCGGGATGCCGTTGCGCATGCAGTGGCGATACATCGTATCGCCTTTCAGCGCGCCGTCATAGGGTTCGTTGTCGCCCGTGACATAACCGCGATTTTCGAGCGCGCGGATGAGGGGATGCACGGCGCGGTGGTCGGTGTCCCAGAGAACGCCTGCCTGCCATGGACGGCGAAAGCCCTTCCAGAAGGGGGTGAACGAATGCAGGGAGACAATAAGCGGCGCTCTGCCACAGGCCATGGCGACCTCGGCAATCGCCTTGTCGACCGCCATATGGTAGGGGCGGTGCCAGGTTTCGATCCGCCGCCGCCGCTCCGCGGGCGTGATCGGATGGTTGGCCGGGATGATCGCGCCATCCGAGAGTTTCATGATCAGCGTCGGGTCGTCCTCGCCGCGATTGGGGTCGATCAGCAGGCGGGAAAAGCAGGAGAGGACCGCCGGTGCGCCGAGCATGGCGGCGAGCCGCTCCGTCAGCGGCTCAATCCCGATATCGTAGGCGATGTGGCGGGCGAATGCTTCCTTTGGCAGGCCGAGTGCGGCATAGTCGGCCGGAACATGATTCGTGGCGTGATCGGCAATGATCAGGAGCCCGGCGGCGGAATTTCCGCCGATCCTACGGTAGGCCTGGTGAAGTGTCATGAAGCGCCCGTGACCGGTGTATTGCAGGGATTGTCATTTTAAAGACAATTAGTGATGACATGGCAGGGAGTGTCGTTCAAGGCCAGAAATGGCTCGTAGACTTCAGCGCGCATTCTCGACCGGACACGATACTAATCGATTGAAACTCTCATTGACATTCGGGCTATGGCAGCGCACAACGACAAGACCACCCATCATGGAGCCACAACGGAAAACGTGACCCGTTCAACTCGAAACCCATCCCCGAACCGTTTGGCCAAGCGCTTTGCTGCGCCCGCCGTGCTGTTTACGCTCGCCTTTGCGCCTGCTTTCCTGCCGGCAAGCGAAGCGCGGGCAGATTTCCGGGTTTGCAACGGAACGCAGAACCTCGTTGGCGTCGCCATCGGTTACCGTGCCAGCGAGGGCTGGGTGACGGAAGGCTGGTGGCAGGTGCCTGCAACGACATGTGCCACGCTGATCGAGGGCGAACTGAAATCGCGCTATTATTATCTCTACGCCGAGGACGCTGCCCGTGGCGGGCGCTGGACCGGAGACGTGAAGATGTGCGTGGCGGAGAACGAGTTCAAGATCGTCGGCGTCAAGGATTGTTTCGCGCGCGGCTACCAGCAGATGGGCTTCAAGGAATATGACACCGGCAAGCAGGGGAGCTGGATGGTTCAGCTCACCGACACGTCGGGAACCCAGGAAAGCCAGAGCAAATGAGACGCAGACGTAAGGTCAAGATCCTAGCCACCCTCGGCCCCGCTTCTTCTGAAGAAGCCATGATCGAAAAGCTGTTCCTGGCGGGTGCAGACCTTTTCCGCATCAACATGAGCCATGCCAGCCACGATACGATGCGCACGCTGATTTCGCGCATCCGCAACGTGGAGAAGCGCATGGGCCGGCCGATTGGCATCCTTGCCGACATTCAGGGTCCGAAGTTGCGTGTGGGCAAGTTCGCCAACACCAAGGTGGCGCTGACACCCGGCCAGACCTTTACGCTGGACAACAAGGAAGAGCCTGGCGACGAAACGCGCGTTTTCCTGCCGCATCCGGAAATTCTGGAATCAGTCAAGGCCGGCGACCGCCTGCTGATCGATGACGGCAAGCTGCATCTCAAGGCCGTCAAGTGCGATGGAAAGAGCATCGTCACGGAAGTCATCTCCGGCACCTCGATCTCCGACCGCAAGGGCGTCAGCCTGCCTGATACGCTCCTGGCCGTTGGCGTGCTGACCGAGAAAGACCGTGCCGACATCGAAGCCGTGCTCGCGACCAACGATGTCGATTGGGTGGCACTCTCGTTCATCCAGCGGCCGGAAGATCTGGCGGAAGTGCGCAAGATGGCGCGTGGTCGCGTGGGTCTGATGTCCAAGATCGAGAAGCCGCAGGCGTTGGAGCGGATCGAGGAAATCATCGAGCTTTCTGACGCGCTGATGGTCGCCCGTGGCGACCTCGGTGTCGAAATGCCGCTCGAATCCGTTCCGGGCATCCAGAAGCAGCTCACTCGCGCCTGCCGCAAGGCCGGCAAGCCGGTTGTGGTGGCGACGCAGATGCTGGAGTCGATGATCACCGCCCCGGTTCCGACCCGCGCCGAAGTCTCGGACGTGGCGACCGCCGTGTTCGAAGGTGCGGACGCGATCATGCTTTCGGCGGAATCGGCCTCCGGCGCCTATCCGGTTGAGGCGGTTTCGACGATGGCATCGATCGCTCAGAAGGTCGAGGAAGACCAGTATTTCACCGGGATCATCCATGCCCAGCGTTCCGAGCCGAACCCGACGGGCGCGGACGCGATTTCGCTCGCCGCCCGACAGATTGCCGAGACGCTGAAGCTCAACGCCATCGTCTGTTACACCGCCTCCGGCACGACGGGCCTGCGGGCGTCGCGCGAACGTCCCGCCATGCCGATCCTGGCGCTTTCGCCCATCGTGAAGACCGCGCGCCGGCTGTCGCTAGCTTGGGGCCTGCACTGCGTGGTCACGGAAGACGCTACGGATCTGGACGACATGGTCAACCGGGCCTGCCGAATCGTCGTCAGCGAAGGCTTTGGGGGCCCCGGTGACCGCATTATCATCACGGCCGGCGTTCCGCTGGGCACGCCCGGTTCCACCAATATGCTGCGCATCGCCTATATCGGTTCTGACGGCGTGACCGGCATCTGATCGGATCAAGGAATTTGATTTTCGAGGCCGCGCATCATGCTGATGGCGCGGCCTTTTTGCGCAGTTCCGGACGCGAAACCGGTTTCCACTTTCGCTGGAATTGCTCTATGGGGCGAGAACCTTCAATGCGCCGGGATGGATGCAGATGCGGATATCGCGCGGCAGCGGCATGAGTTCGCCGTCAAGCACACAGCGCGCCGTTGGGGTGCGGCGGGGGAAGTGTAGCTCCACTTCCTGGACGAGTTCGGACGTCACCGCGATATTGTCCTTCAATCGACCGCGGAACAGGTCGAAGGCAAGATGCATGGCGCCACGCCAGTTGAGCCGCTTCGCCAGATAAAGCCCGAGATGACCACCATCCAGCCGTTCGGAAACGAGCATGGGGCTCGGTCCGAAGGCATTGTTGGACACCGAGATTGCGGAGACCTTCAGGCTCTCTTCCCTTCCGTTGATCGTATAGGCCACGTCGAATGCCGGAGGATCGAGAAGCACGCCGAAGGAGGCACGGATATTGGCCAGAATCTTGCCGATGCGTGACTTGTAGGCGATCTTTTCGCGCAGCCGGATCATGCGTGCATGCATGCCGGCGCTGAATTGATGGACAAAAGGATTGCCGTTGGCATCGCCGATATCGGCGGCTACGACATTCCATTCCGCCAGGACAGCTGGTACCGCGTTCACGTCGAGCGGCAGGCCGATGGCGCGGGCAAAGAGGTTCATGGTGCCGGCGGGTATGACCCCGAGAGGATGGCCGCTTTTCCAGGCTATGGCCGCGGCGGCCGAGACGGACCCATCGCCCCCCGCGACGATCAGCGCATCGGTGCCCGGCTCTTCTGTTGCCGCCTTGAGGGACTTTACCACATCGCGACCCGCCACGATGCGGCAGGTGATGTCATGTCCCCTTGCGGCGAAGGTCCCCTCAAGCAGGCTCACATAGGCCTGGAGGTCCATCGTCCTCAAGGTCCCGGCATCCTTGTTCAGAATAGCAATTGCCCGCATGTCATCCTTGCTGCATGGGGCCGGGCGCTTTCTCGGCGCTCCGGCTGTCGAATGCATAAGCCCGAGAAGTAGTGCGCCGGTGCCATGTCCACAAGGACGCCCGCGCTAAACGTCAAAACAGGTGCAAGGTTCCACAATTGCATCCACGCGAGGCAATCGAGCGCTTCAGGCCTTCGGGATGGGGCGGTGGGTGACCTCAAGAAGCGCCTTCTGGATGTATTCGTTGCCGGCAATCACGCCACCGGTTTCGAGCATGTCGGTCTTGCCGTGGAAGTCGGAAACCCAGCCGCCGGCTTCCTTGATGAGGAGAATGCCGGCTGCGATGTCCCAGGCGGCAAGACCGGTTTCCCAATAGCCGTCGCAACGACCGGCAGCGACATAGGCGAGGTCCAGGGACGCTGCGCCAAAACGGCGGATGCCGGCGACTTCACCCATGACATGGCGCAGTTCGATGAGGAATTTGCCGTGATTGCCGCGACCGAGATGGGGCACGCCGCAGGTGATGACGCTGTCGGAGAGTTCCTTGCGGGCCGCCACGCGCAGGCGGCGATCGTTGAGGAAGGCTCCGCCGCCCTTTTCGGCCGTGTAGAGTTCGTCGGTTGCCGGGTTGAAGACGACGGCGGCGACGATTTCGTTGTTGCGCTCGAGCGCGATGGAGACGGCGAATTGCGGGATGCCGTGCAGGAAGTTCGTCGTGCCGTCGAGCGGGTCGACGATCCACCGATGTGCGCCATCCGTGCCCTTGATCTCGTCGCTTTCCTCGCCCAGGAAGCCATAGGTCGGGCGGGCCTTGAGGAGTTCGTCCTTGACGATCTTTTCAGCCTTGCGGTCGGCCTGGGAGACGTAGTCGCTCGGGCCCTTCACCGAAACCTGGAGGTTCTGGACCTCGCCGAAGTCGCGCGAGAGCGATTTGCCGGCCTTGAAGGCGGCCTGGACCATGACGTTGAGAAGGGCTGAACGAGCCATGAGACGAATTCCTTTGTCAAAAAACAGACTTGGCCGGATGATGATCCGACCTGGTCGATGCCGCGTGGCTGCTTAGTCGGCGCGGCGGAGATAGATGAGTTCGTTGGTATCGACGAGAACGCGCTCGCCCGTGGCGATGAAGGGCGGAACGAGGATGCGCACGCCGTTTTCGAGAATGGCGGGCTTGTAGGACGAGGCCGCCGTCTGGCCCTTGACGACCGGATCGGCTTCCGCGATTTCCAGAACCAGCTGGTCGGGCAGCGCAATGCCGATCGGCTTTTCGCCATAGAGCTGAACCGTGACCATCATGCCGTCCTTGAGGAAACGCGCACGGTCGCCAACGAATTCCTGGGGCAGTTCGAGCTGCTCGTAGCTTTCGACATCCATGAAGACGAGGGCGTCGCCCTGTTCATAGAGATACTGGAAGTCCTTCTTTTCCAGGAGAACCTGCTCGACCGTGTCAACGGTCCGGAAGCGCTCGTTGAGCTTGGTTCCGTCGATCAGGTTCTTCATCTCGACCTGATTGAACGCACCGCCCTTGCCGGGCTTGACCGTGTTGCACTTTACCGCCACCCAGAGCCCGCCGTTATGCTCGATAACGCTGCCCGGGCGGATTTCGCCGCCGCTGATCTTCATTCCAGAATGTCCATGCTGATGTGTTGCAGCCGAAAGACCGCATCTTGCGGCTTCCAAGACCACAAATTTCGGAAATATTCAAGTCGGTCGCCACGCGAAAGAGCGGTCGGCGTGGCCGCGCCGGCCGCTCTCCGTCTCGTCAGCCGGGCGGCGATAGCCCGTTGGCGAAGCATGCATATGCAGGCGCCGCGGAATATTGCGGAGGGCGAACTCTTTCAAACTCCAGCTCGCCCCATGACCTTGATGTGGCCATGGCACCCCGCCCGAAGGCATGGCAGTTCTCTCAAATCGCACCATTTTTTTCAACAGAAACAGATTTTTAACCTTAAACGGCAGCGTTAACGCTGCCGTCAGCGCAGGCGGATCAGCCGTTGCTGCTTGTTGGCCGCTTCGATGGCGGCCTTCTGCTGCTGGTCGGTCAAGCCCTGGAAGGCGTCCTCGAGATATTTGTCCTCGCGGCCTGCACGGCGGGACATGACGTACCATTTGCCCGCTTCGGCGACATCCTGTTTCGTCCCGATGCCTTGGATGAGAAGATGGGCAAGCTTGTTCTGCGCTGCGACGTTACCTGCAGAAGCGGCGCGATACATCCAGGCAAAGCCGGCGTCCTGGTCGCGCGGAAATTCGATGCCGTCGATCAGCCAGATCGCCATGTCGAACTCTGCCGTGTCATATCCTGCCTTGGCAGCGCGCAACAGCCAGTCCTTGGCGCTGTCGCGCTTTTCCTTCGGCAGTCCGGGCAGGTTCAGATAGATCTGGGACAGCGCGTATTCCGCATCGGCGATGCCTTTGGCCGCGGATTTCTCGTAGTAGGGCAGGGCGTTGCGCAGGCCCTCTTCGCCGGGCTTCTGGGAGACGAGTATCTGCGCCCAGTTGAAGGCGGCCAGCGGGTTGCCGGCGTCCGCTGCCTTGTGCATGAGCTCATCGGCCCGCGCCTTGTCCTGCTTGACCAGTCGCCCCTCCATCAGGATGAGAGCGTAGCGGAACATGGCGGACGGGTCGCCGCCCTCTGCCGCCTTGGAATACCAGAAGACGGCCTTCTGCACATCCTGCTTCACGCCCATGCCGCGCGCCAGAAGTTCGGCGATCAGTGTCTGGGCAGCCGGATCGCCCAACTGGGCCCGCGGCAAAGCCTTGTCGAGCGCGGTGATGTAATAGCCCCGCTGGTAGGCGCCATAGGCCTCGTCCACCTTGCCCTTGAAGGGTTTTTCCGGCGGCAGGTCGGGGAGCCGCAATCCCATCCGGTCGTAGAGGCCGGTGCCGGTGGAGGGGGCTGCGTCCGGCTTGGACAGCTGGTCGACCGGCTTGCCGTCCGGCCCGATGACCTTGCCGTCGAGCGGCTCATCCCTGGCGATGGACGGGGTGCCGGCGGGTGCGATGACACGCGATGTCTTCGCCGATTCGCCATCCGCCGGTCCGGCAGCGTCGTCATCCACCCCGTCCTGCAGGTTCACGCCTGGCAGATCGTCGGTCGCCAGCGCATATTGCGCCGTGCTGCCCATAAGGACTGCCAGCGCCAGAGCCAGGCCTGTTCGACGAATGAGAGAGTTCCCGCACATGGTGACTATACTTACTCAAACCTTGGCGCTTTTTCGTCAAGAAGCGCATTGGCTTGCGCAACCACGATGGCTGCACGACCGGGCTCTGCGAAGACGGCTGTCGAGAGGGCTGCGAATTCCGCGCCGGTCTCAGCGATCGCCAGCACGGAGGCGGGATCGGTGCCGCCCATGACGATGCAAGGGATCGATACCATCGACGCCCACCATTCGCCCAGCGCGAGGTTTTTTGGATGCGGTTCCGGCTTGATGTCGCCGCCGATCTTGCCGAAGAAGACGTAGTCGGGATCGAGTTCTCCGACTTCGAGCGCCTGGTGGCGGTCGCTGACGCGGCCGGCACCGACGATGAGCTTCGGCCGGAATTTTTCCACCGCATCGGCAAGCTCTGCAAACGGCGCATCGATGTGAAGTCCATCGGCCTTGGCGCGGCCGGCGACACGGCTATCGTTGACGACAAGGGCCGCAGCACCCGCCGCCTGAATAACAGGCACCAGGACCTCGGCGTGGCGCTGGAACTCGTCGTCGGAACGACCGTAACCGGGCACGATCACGGTCGCGACGTCGCCGCCCTTGAGTGCGTCAGCCACAACGCGGGTCCGCTCTGCGGCATCATCGATGTCCGGTGCAATCAACACGAGGCGGCAGCGGTATCTTATAGTCGACATGTGTGGCGCAATCCTTTGGGCATCCGGCCCCTGTAGGCATCAGTTCGATTCGTTGCACGGCGTCCAGGCGG
It includes:
- a CDS encoding Uncharacterized conserved protein, UPF0335 family, with the translated sequence MEEETKAVENVAAAELRQLIERIERLEEEKASISDDIKDVYGEAKGRGYDPKAMRTIVRLRKKDANERLEEETILQTYMAALGME
- a CDS encoding Uncharacterized conserved protein YcbK, DUF882 family; its protein translation is MRWVAPLRSVTSRLRKMAVRGLTALALAAGLSMMVSAAAQAETRSLKLYFVHTGERATITYKRNGKFDPEGLAKLNRFLRDWRRNEPTKMDPRLFDLIWSVYQKSGSSEYINVLCGYRSPGTNEMLRNRSRHTGVAKESQHILGKAMDFYIPGVPLERLREIGLKLQMGGVGYYPTSGSPFVHMDVGGVRAWPRASRETLVRLFPDGKTIHIPPDGKPLPGYEAAMADYKRRMGSDNIEIASSGGRKNLFQMLFGGGDEDESPEAITDNAAPAKAQPPKAAPPAAPPVQVATAEPAPQPKQTFIENIPGTTVANAPVPSVRPTVAGGAGADLETALVSPTRSSASDAMASVLQPPAEGNGDYADLGDYKIPVPQLLSERKLPGEADVAAVPLPGSRPDYQIASVAPDAATVPMPVAQPPQTADAAGNAPKPASESDEIATMIRRMSGDAVASPASKPQQVALAEPPVASNKQLTRSLKADIRPALAEQAYKPKKGARPSKTDAMAALRGSHSQPAQLTGEMIEKWALAANNAQIVAPKPVDGGNGKDADVASSQPSVSPAKFDPARFSGGAPAARPQ
- a CDS encoding DNA-binding transcriptional response regulator, NtrC family, contains REC, AAA-type ATPase, and a Fis-type DNA-binding domains; amino-acid sequence: MVAQILVVDDDPVQRRLLKHAIEQHGHEPHMAENGRVGLEYLKDVVDRIDVVVLDLMMPEMNGLEFMAALANLGTDIPVIVQTGQGGIETVVEAMRAGAFDFVVKPVSPERLGSAIGNALKLDQKEARAKAGRRSRSTHVRFSDIVSASPAMDRVIDLARRAAHSDIPVVLEGESGVGKEMIAKAIQAASDRSNKPFITVNCGAIPANLVESILFGHEKGAFTGATERHIGKFAEADGGTLFLDEIGDLPLDTQVKLLRAVQSGEIETVGARQTQKVDVRLISATNKDLIEEVKAGRFREDLYYRLNVYPIAIPSLRKRKEDIPVLVRALAERLAHEQKLPQPLGVSPRALALLTAYDWPGNIRQLENAMFRAVVLAQGHELDVEDFPQIAAQVPGYSINADGAISWGGPVRHQGPMLVEKPPRVFPDFSERYETQEVAVPTSGDKHADIIPSLGEDGDVRTLAEVEEQLIRFALKFYHGQMSQVARKLGIGRSTLYRKLKDYDIDPDHPFRDVA
- a CDS encoding oligoendopeptidase F, which produces MQNRTFEGLGKRVSMSATTGAAVKPELGDLPSWNLADLFPSKDSPEFKAALEKATADSVTFETRWKDKLAEAATKSGDEGLGAAIRDYDALDDILGRIASFAGLTYFSNTADPANGKLYGDVQAKLTDLGSHLLFFTLEMNRIDDAVIEKAIAADPLATHYAPWIRDLRKEKPHQLDDRIEQLFMEKSMTGAAAFNRLFDETMATLTFEVDGETLGLEATLSLLQSADPKKRESAAKALAATFAANIRTFTLITNTLAKDKEISDRWHKFDDIADSRHLANRVEREVVDALAAAVKDAYPRLSHRYYAMKARWLGMEKMNFWDRNAPLPETPDATISWDEARETVLSAYGAFSPDMAGIAKTFFDRNWIDAPVRPGKAPGAFAHPTVPSAHPYVLVNYMGKPRDVMTLAHELGHGVHQVLAGGQGALMCATPLTLAETASVFGEMLTFRALLDNTKDKRERKAMLAQKVEDMINTVVRQIAFYEFERKVHTARKEGELTSDQIGELWMSVQAESLGPAIDLSGGGYETFWSYIPHFIHSPFYVYAYAFGDCLVNSLYAVYQNAAEGFQDKYFALLKAGGTKHHSELLAPFGLDASDPSFWSKGLSMIEGLIDELEALDKA
- a CDS encoding Uncharacterized membrane protein, yielding MAAHNDKTTHHGATTENVTRSTRNPSPNRLAKRFAAPAVLFTLAFAPAFLPASEARADFRVCNGTQNLVGVAIGYRASEGWVTEGWWQVPATTCATLIEGELKSRYYYLYAEDAARGGRWTGDVKMCVAENEFKIVGVKDCFARGYQQMGFKEYDTGKQGSWMVQLTDTSGTQESQSK
- a CDS encoding Predicted N-formylglutamate amidohydrolase, whose product is MTLHQAYRRIGGNSAAGLLIIADHATNHVPADYAALGLPKEAFARHIAYDIGIEPLTERLAAMLGAPAVLSCFSRLLIDPNRGEDDPTLIMKLSDGAIIPANHPITPAERRRRIETWHRPYHMAVDKAIAEVAMACGRAPLIVSLHSFTPFWKGFRRPWQAGVLWDTDHRAVHPLIRALENRGYVTGDNEPYDGALKGDTMYRHCMRNGIPHVLLEVRQDLIADRRGVDEWAGVLAPIFAEMNAMPELHEYRIFPSRTGPYE